Proteins from a single region of Synechococcus sp. WH 8109:
- the pyrC gene encoding dihydroorotase: MSDQISIIAPDDWHVHLRDGEMLNQVVAHTARRFQRAIVMPNLRPPVTTVAAARAYRDRIQAACPADLEFTPLMTAYLTDSIAPAELETGFREGVFAAAKLYPANATTNSAAGVTDLLQIDPVLETMARIGMPLLIHGEVTDSEIDIFDREAVFIERHLAPLRDRHPELKVVFEHITTEQAVQYVSSADRHLAATITPHHLHINRNAMFAGGLRSDFYCLPVAKRECHRQALRRAATSGAPRFFLGTDTAPHERAFKESACGCAGIFNAPFALESYAQVFDEEGALEHLEAFTSLNGPAFYNRPANTCRITLRRRDHLVPELVNGLVPFHAGEILSWAVADAPDQVQL; the protein is encoded by the coding sequence ATGTCTGATCAGATCTCGATCATCGCCCCAGATGATTGGCACGTGCATCTCCGCGATGGGGAGATGCTGAACCAGGTTGTGGCCCATACAGCCCGCCGTTTTCAGCGGGCCATCGTGATGCCCAACCTGCGTCCCCCTGTCACCACGGTGGCTGCTGCACGGGCATACCGCGACCGTATTCAGGCGGCGTGCCCCGCTGATCTGGAGTTCACGCCCCTGATGACGGCGTACCTCACGGATTCGATCGCTCCTGCCGAGTTGGAGACAGGATTTCGAGAGGGCGTTTTTGCTGCCGCCAAGCTTTATCCCGCCAACGCCACCACCAATTCCGCCGCAGGGGTGACGGATCTGCTGCAGATCGATCCTGTGCTGGAAACGATGGCCCGGATCGGCATGCCCTTGCTGATCCATGGTGAAGTCACGGACAGCGAGATCGATATCTTCGACCGGGAGGCAGTTTTTATAGAACGCCATCTGGCACCGCTGCGGGACCGCCATCCCGAGTTGAAGGTTGTGTTCGAGCACATCACCACCGAGCAAGCGGTGCAGTACGTCAGCTCAGCGGATCGTCATCTCGCCGCCACCATCACCCCCCACCATCTGCACATCAACCGCAACGCGATGTTCGCCGGCGGGTTGCGCAGTGATTTTTATTGCCTCCCAGTGGCCAAGCGGGAATGTCACCGTCAGGCCCTGCGCCGGGCGGCCACCAGCGGTGCCCCACGCTTCTTTCTCGGCACCGACACGGCACCGCACGAACGAGCATTCAAGGAAAGTGCCTGCGGATGCGCCGGCATCTTCAATGCGCCCTTCGCCTTGGAGAGTTACGCCCAGGTTTTTGATGAGGAGGGTGCTCTGGAGCATCTCGAAGCCTTCACCAGCCTGAATGGGCCGGCCTTTTACAACCGTCCAGCCAACACGTGTCGCATCACGTTGCGACGGCGTGACCATCTCGTGCCGGAACTTGTGAATGGACTGGTTCCTTTCCATGCTGGAGAGATCCTTTCCTGGGCCGTTGCCGATGCACCTGATCAAGTTCAGCTCTGA